From the genome of Bacteroidota bacterium, one region includes:
- a CDS encoding PorV/PorQ family protein: MKHIPKIIKYLLSVTLFTSITNAQLIPNLGGQRVGISAYQFLKIGVGARATAFGDAYVAIANDASALFWNPAGLVYLPGHQVFLAHTQYVADINHDFIGAAYKLSSSDVIGLSVLSLSTDDMPITNETNPFGTGRYFKYSDIAVGLTYSRQMTSQFSFGATVKYVEETLDILKMRSVLVDIGTYYWTGLGSVRFAVVVSNFGGDVSPSGTVELYDGNKITNFQSYSPPTLFKMGIAFEPYQTEMHRVTTSIQLNHPNDNAENIRLGGEYSWKEMFFIRAGVKRTIGESIFGKDGTSEEDISLGAGVKVPISIAKIDVDYAYSNFNRLGSIHRISLNFTY, from the coding sequence ATGAAGCATATTCCAAAAATAATAAAATATCTATTATCAGTAACATTATTTACTTCAATTACCAATGCTCAACTTATTCCTAATTTAGGCGGGCAGCGTGTGGGTATTTCAGCTTACCAGTTTTTAAAAATTGGAGTGGGTGCCCGTGCTACTGCTTTCGGCGATGCTTACGTGGCAATAGCTAACGATGCATCGGCACTATTTTGGAATCCTGCTGGCTTGGTTTACCTTCCGGGACATCAAGTTTTCTTGGCACACACACAATACGTTGCCGACATCAATCACGATTTCATCGGGGCTGCTTACAAATTATCCTCATCCGATGTGATTGGTTTGAGTGTTTTATCGCTTAGCACAGATGATATGCCAATCACGAACGAAACAAATCCTTTCGGAACAGGACGGTATTTTAAATACAGCGATATAGCAGTTGGTTTAACTTATTCAAGGCAAATGACAAGTCAGTTCAGCTTCGGTGCAACTGTTAAGTATGTAGAAGAAACTTTAGATATTTTAAAGATGCGAAGCGTTTTAGTTGATATAGGTACTTACTACTGGACTGGTTTAGGTTCAGTACGATTTGCGGTCGTGGTATCAAATTTCGGCGGCGATGTTTCTCCCTCAGGTACAGTTGAATTGTATGATGGAAATAAGATAACGAATTTTCAATCCTATTCACCTCCCACACTTTTTAAAATGGGTATTGCTTTTGAACCTTATCAAACTGAAATGCACCGTGTAACAACCTCAATTCAATTAAATCATCCAAACGACAATGCCGAAAATATTCGGCTCGGTGGCGAGTATAGCTGGAAAGAAATGTTTTTCATCCGGGCAGGAGTCAAACGAACAATCGGCGAAAGTATATTCGGCAAAGATGGAACTTCGGAAGAGGATATTTCTTTAGGAGCCGGCGTGAAAGTACCAATCAGTATTGCAAAAATTGATGTCGATTATGCTTATTCTAATTTTAACAGGTTAGGCAGCATTCACAGAATATCATTAAATTTTACATATTAA